DNA from Salvelinus alpinus chromosome 17, SLU_Salpinus.1, whole genome shotgun sequence:
cgaacggcccagtacatcactggggccaagcttcctgacatccaggacctctataccaggcggtgtcagaggaaggccataaaaattgtcaaagactccaaccaccctagtcatagactgttctctctgctaccgcatggcaagcggtaccggagcaccaagtctaggtccaagaggcttctaaacagcttctacccccaagccataagacttccgaacacctaatcaaatggctacccagactacttgcattgacccccccccccctctctcttttacaccgctgctactctctgctgttatcatctatgcatagtcactttaataactctacctacatgtacatactacctcaactaaccggtgccctcgcacattgactctgtatcggtacgcCTCTGTATATAGTctagctattgttattttactgctgctctttaattacttgttacttttatctcttatccgtatttttttcaaactgcattgttggttaggggctcgtaagtaagcatttcactgtgaggtctacacctgttgtatttggcacatgtgactaatacaattttatttgatatgcatagtactttgtcattatggataaGAGTGTTATGATTGCAAATACAGTACATAACTGTTTTACCGTAAGAACCATTAATTATTGTTTTAAATTATTGATTGTAACTTACAAGGCACTAACAGAAGATGTACTGAATGTATCTAGAGACAGTATTAGCTACAGCTCCTTGGATAAACAGAGCAAATCCTGTCATGCATACTGTCCCTATGCAACAAGAAAATAATAGATAACAGCTAGTCAGCAGAGATCCTGCTGATAAACATGCAGAGCTCGTCAAAAACAAtcataatctgtgtgtgtgtgtgtgtgtgtgtgtgtgtgtgtgtgtgtgtgttcctcaacCCCCTTATCCCTCATGAGGGCAGAGAACCGCATCGCCTGGAGTTGCCCGCAGGCGTTAGTTACCAAGCACAGGGCCCTGTCAGAGCACAACTTTCCAGGGCACAGAGGAGAAGCACACTTGGAGTTTATCCTATCCTGTCTATTCCTATGACAGACACTCTTAGCGACTGTCGCACGGGGGCTCCATATTTCATGGCCATGCGTACTCTAATTGTGTTGCCAGCCTGCACACTTGTACTGATGTAGTTTAAAAACCCTTTATGCTGCACCACTTGTGGATCACGTCACGCTTTCTGTGTCACTTTGAAGCCCCGCGAGAAGAGAACTCTGAAATCTTTCTACCTcgatctcactcacacacacacactttctccatTGGTCTCAGGTCGCCAAGTCATAGATGCCCCGCTGAACAGTCAAAGCCATTAaattaagaagaaaaaaagattGTAGCTTTACCGAAGCCCTGATAGACTGAGACTGCCCCCTGTAGACACACACTGAAGGAAAGCCCATCTCTGTATCTACACTGAAACTAGCAACATTAGCCTATAAGGAGGGTTAATAGGGATGAAGGGCACATGGCATTAACCCATTCAGGTATTCCCCCAGAATAAATGAATATTTTAGAGAAAGCTGAAAGATTAAATAAATTACTGTCATTATGCATACTGCGAGTCTGAGCCGAAGCCTATTTCTATTCCGATACTTACCTAATAAGGCTTTGATGTTGTTTATTTCTCGCGTCTTGTTACGTAGCTACTGTACGAAATGTTTAGCAGCTTTTCTCAAGCAAATACATGTGATATAGAGATCAGATGGAGTGAGTCATTACAGCCAATGTTAAACTCATTGACTTTCCTGTTAAGTACTACCATCTGGTGGTTTCAAAAGGTGTTGCTTCTTCCAAAACTCAATTACAGTAATCAAGTCGTTTCAAAGAAATCTGTTGTTGGGTCCGATATATAACTTGTGTGCAACCCCAGAACAATTTCAAATGAAGAGCATATAGTTGGCCCATCACCTCACCTCAAGGAATTGTGGAGCTACTTACTAAAGTTGTGCGCCACCTTCGTGTTGAGCATGATGTGGAAGCTATTGCTGTGCTCGGTGATCCCACCGAATGTTCCCAAATCTTGAACTGCAAATTGCTCGTACAAGCGTGAAGTGTCAATTTCAATCTTCCCAGCATTTCCCCGTGTCCAGAATGATTTCTCTATCTGCCGAGAGAGACCAATCATAATCAGCACTGAGACAAGCTGTATTCTCTATGAAATGCAATGCTCTGGGAAAGCACACGACACTGACAGACACTGCAGAGAATAATTTCCTATAGTGTTTAAGGAAATTATGAAGTGGAAAATAGGTACTTCCTTATTTACAATTGCAAACTATCTGATGAGCAGGACAAAAACCTCTAACGAATCAGACTCTAGTGTAGTGTAATATGAGGTAATACaccatattataaactgggtggttggagccctgaatgctgatagcggtgctatatcagaccgtataccactggtatgacaaaacatttatttttacagctctaattacattgataaccagtttataatagcattaaggcaccttgggggtttgtggtatatggccaatataccacggctaagggctgcgtcctgcctaagaacagcccttagccgtggtatattgaccatataccacaccactcGTGCATTATTGCTGAAATATAACATAATGCAATATCATATAACATTGTCAATGTGCATGACTATATTACATGCTTACAAATGTAGTGTAATAAATAGGGATAAACAAACACATCCGTAGTAGTACCTTATCCGAACCAACTTTCTCCCAATGAAAAGCCCTGGTTCGCTCTGTTAAGGGTTTTCTACTGGGTTCATTAAAGGTCAATGGAGGAGGCATAGGGATGAAGGAGGGTCCTGGGATCACAAGGGTGGTGGGAACAGAGACAGGGGCAGGACCAGGGACAGGCACATGACTAGGGACAACTACAGAACCAGGGACAGGGACATTCACAGATGACTTCACAGGGCTGCGAGATTTCAGGACAGCTTTTGCTGGAGAGGTCGTAGGAATTCTTGGCACCTTCCCTCCCCCTGATATCTGATCTGCTGCACCCAACACCGGATCTGATACGCTGAAGCCTTCTCTGCCTGTGGATTTGCTCTCCTCTATAATGTATTTGATATTGTCATAGATTCTTAGATCTGTAACCCTAGGATCCTCATAGATGTGCTCAGATTGAGACTTGCGTTTCCAGTCCAGGCACAGTTTATCTATGGCCTGGACCCaggcatccctctctctctggatggctTCTGTGCTCTTAGAATGGTCTCTCACAGGTACCCGGAACCTGCAATACATCAGTATGACTTGTCTTAACTTCCTCTCTTGGCTGTGTGAGCAAACAATGACTATCACTGGGCAAACATTTCCCATCTAGATGTATGACATTCTATGTTGTCAAATAGGAGTGTTTTACGGAGGGTATACAAGGCATGCAGTCATAAGAAAGGTCAGACAGCAGCAGCAATGCTCAACTCTTCAGAAAGAATCCTTTGTCAGAATAGAGTTTGTTACAAAGTTACAACATCACTGCTGAATTTAATTTAAATATGTAGATGGACTGACATTGGGAAAGGCCTCATTTACAAAACGACTGCAAAAATAGAAACAATTTCCTAAGAAACTGTCTTTTCCTAAAAAACTGtcccaaacacctgcctctgaatGGGTTTTTCATGGTCACTCACTGGTACTCATTCTTGTGTGTCAGCAGAGTGAAGGTGTCACAGCTGTGCTGCTTCTCAAAGCTGTTGTCCCCGTCTGAGAAATTAATGACAAATGGCAAGGACTGCTCCCCATCTACCGCCCGTCGGCTGATGGGGAGCAGGTTCAGCTGGCCAGGGTGAAGGCGAGCCTCGTACCTAAGAACACAAGTATAAATATCATCATGATGTAGATAGTAAATAATTCATAGTCAATGTAGGACTCTTCCAAACTTTGTAAAAGCATTGTGCAGTAATCATAGTACAGtaccagtagtagtggtagtagtatcagcagtagcagtagtggtgtaatagtagCGGTACTAGTAATAGTAGTGTAGTACAGATCACACACATACTTCACCCATTTAAACGATGCCAAGCCTCCTCTTTGCAGGAACAACAGGCCCTCCATGAGGGTCTTTGGTGCTGGAGGCCGTTCACACTTCTCTTCACTGCCCTCTACTGGATGGCTGTAGACGTTTCTGTAGACGATCTTGTTTACAAGCTGCATCATCTACACAACATGTGTCAAAAAGCCTCAATCAAAAATTGTGAGTCTTAATTGAAAATAACAATTCCTTAAAATGTCTTCAATCTTTATGTCTAGAAGCTGAGTGGCACCCTATTAACCGATCAAGGGAAGTAGCGCCAGAGACAGTGATTGAACTCTTTTCCATCTGCTATGGCTCTACACAAACCAAGCTGCTGTCCACCTCTATAACAGGTTAGAGTTTAGGGGCAGGGATGACTCTCTTACCTTGTGTTTGTCCTCTAGTGAGGTGGCCTCCAGCTCATAGTCATGTCTTCCTCTGAAAGAGACGGAGAACTTGGCCCCAACTCTGTCATCGCAGCTCTTAACACACAGGAAGGGCAGCTGCCGCTTTACGGTGCCTTTCTCTATGCTGCACACCATTTTAGTGTTGAAGTCAATCTAAACATACAGTATAGAGATGCAGATTACTGAGATTTTCACAGCTTTTACTCAATGATGCATGACAGGGTatctctaccagcacactacagGCTTTCATCGTGTGGCAGCTGTTATCACAACTCAAGATTTACTGTTTCTAGGCGTTGTAATACCAGTTATTATAACACTTAACTCAATGTCAAAAGATCCCCTATATCTGACTCACCTGAAGAATGCGCTTCTGCCATCTGTAGCGGTTGTACTTGTAAACACTGAAGTTGTACTGGGAAGCTAGCTGTTCCTGCAATGGAGACCAATAAACCAATGACAATGATGCAGGAACAGATCAGAAGAACAGCGTACCTTCGAAGTTGATAGTGAATGACAGAATAACATGGACGACATGTACCGTGTCGTGTGTCGATGAAGTTCATTATGTGTGTGCAAAGACCGTCCAAGGTTAAACCCAGGCTTTGTTGTTGCCATGGTTTCCTGTGCTGATTTCGAGGCCCGGTAGTACAATACTTTTAcctctaacctggtcccagatctctttGTGCTGCCATGCCAACTCCTTAGGGTTTTGACCAGAGGCGGTGCTTCGCTCCAATGCTTTCCTTCGCTTTAAATTTTTCTACCGCTCCGCTAGCAGGATTCTCGCCGCTCACCTTCCCACATTCCCCTGCACATTTCTCTGCGTGCCCTCATTGAAAATGAATGGGGGCAGAATTTCTCCTGCTGAATTCATTGTTGGTGAAAGCTTGCATTAAGGCCAATGAGTAACATGACCATACGAGTTGGCAAGACGACACAAACACATCTGGGACCAGGTTGTGGAGGTATTATACTACAGGTCCTTGGcaagatagcacaaacagatctggtacCAGGCTACAATACCTCTGTGGCCAGGTTTTGCTTTACCTGCTCTTGGTTGTCTCTCCTGGCCTGGTTCAGGGCATCCTCGATGGTCAGCTCCCCACTCTTCACCTTCATCATAATGCTCAGCTGCATCTCATTGCTCAGCTGGACAAGGAGGACAAAGATCACAGATGAGCAATGTCCAGAAATGATAGTATAATATCTGTGCACACAGCATACAAGCTAAGTGCTCTAAATGTACAGAAATGATAGCATGTGTTCCGAATGCAGAGAAATGATAGCTGGTGTGTTCTGAAATTCCAGTTGAGGATCTTTAACGGAAAACTTCACTGTTCATAGAGCAACCTACACATGCACCTTTAAAACGAATGTGTCACAACAGAAAAAAACATCCTGATTTGGCTTAGTATCAAACATTTGGGCCTAGATTCAGTCAGATCAAGCATTAAGCAGCGATAGCAGACACCCACACAGaggatgttttggcggtgtcgaaggtggaactgtgttggagCCGTCAAattggtgagcagctgctcttgtgatCACGGTCACGAAGCCACAACCGCCCCAGTcgcgttagaagttcagaacaaGAAAGTGTACgctatataaaaataaattaCAGTCAAATAGAAAAAAGGTCAATTAGGATTTCTAtcttcctaatggaggtgtagttTACGTCGTACATTCCATCGTTCCAACTTGTAAACAAGCAGGGCGGTTTCTAGGATTTGGAAAGATTGGGGGCTTAGTCCAAAGCCAGTTGGGGGGTCCGGGGGCATCCTTTCAACAGCTAAATTCGTGGTATTGGTGCACTTTGAGATGAACATTGAGAGAATAGATATTTTTCAGGAAACTTTTAATTGCCCACCTGCCACAGCAGACACTGCCAGTACTAAATTATAGTTGCTACTGTGAACACAGTGTATTGCCAAAAACCACTCAACAACTTCAAACATAGACTCTGACCTGTCCAATGAGTGAAACTGATTAAAGAATCCCACAGTATCCaaacaccccctctctctcacacacacactcaaactgcAGTAATTAGATTCCATAGAGCAGCTTTAAgtgatacagtctactgtgtGCTCACCCCTCTGCTTCCTTTCTCCATCACTTTCTCTgccctcttctgttgctgtctcttagTCTTCTATGTTGTGGTCTCTCATAGGTGGCCGTCAGTAAGGCTAGGGAAATTATGTAGCCTAATTATACTAatcctgtctatacagaaataaatacaatcattcaaaataggctactaaagcatgatttggccacagaggatcattcacttttttttgttttaaatcGCATTGCTAACAGTCAGAAGGACAGGCAGCCTGTGCAATTTGGGAAGCCCCTGTGGCAAATGTCAAATACATGGTTGTTGAGTTGCAACTGTCAATGAAAAGTAGAGGCGCAGCCTGGCATATTgcaatatttcaaaatacaaatCGTGGGGGAAACATAGTTTAGAATGCAAATGGTTATTGCTGTAAAGAGAAGACAATGAAAATACTAATCTGTCTTTTAGTTATCAAAATGCTCAACTTAATTGAGTGAACAACAGCAGGCCTTGTGGCCTATTTTATTGGCACCAGCACATAGGCAATATCCCCGGTGAGTGCGCACTGTGCATAGTCACTCTTGATCATTGTTGGGTCGGTCGGTGCCACTTAAGTCTGGTATTAAACAATAATTTCCTCTTCCATTTTAGATGGAGTCAACTGTTTGTGTCTCCCCTtccagcccagcctcacattcaattcgcgcatatatgtacaaaatgtatttcagcagatttcgtgcgtttttgtgcatttttggggtggttcaattcgtttgaaaatacacgaatttctgtgctacttaattcgtgcgaaaatacacgaatttctgtgctacttaattcgtgcgaaaagacacgaatttaaccagtaggcgacacacaagccgttgcaacaaccatagacgcgatcgcctgtatttatttattttacgttatgaatatatagatattttgtctttttttaaccatttaaccataagaggttatatatatattgtctttatttaatccctattaaaacattgtggttttatgcctatatgtactgttttcgatttttctgaacagacttttcaggatagaatgaatgtaagcaatgcatgatggttaatggtgttttattcggttgtagttccatgtatttcttaaaaaataaacgtgtaaaccatttttattgaacagaatgtaactgaaaatacaatggcagccttgccattgtccatcaataacaaaacatttttttttcgtataacatttggggaaacgtatgcagtcattgtagtcttacattttgttggccaaccaaaattaccaaaacgttaacccgtaataaggctagggtggctgagtgtaaatacatggctctgagtgtaagcaccttttcactagaaacgttcttgtgttcaaattaccgtcagtgcgaaaaaagaaaaaaaagcaatttcaaccgttttgaaaaatgacgcctggtaaccccaaaaaaataccaggtgcatgaaaagtttggacttagaatattttttgaaaacctccataaatcact
Protein-coding regions in this window:
- the LOC139542331 gene encoding uncharacterized protein isoform X2, with the translated sequence MDVPQLSNEMQLSIMMKVKSGELTIEDALNQARRDNQEQEQLASQYNFSVYKYNRYRWQKRILQIDFNTKMVCSIEKGTVKRQLPFLCVKSCDDRVGAKFSVSFRGRHDYELEATSLEDKHKMMQLVNKIVYRNVYSHPVEGSEEKCERPPAPKTLMEGLLFLQRGGLASFKWVKYEARLHPGQLNLLPISRRAVDGEQSLPFVINFSDGDNSFEKQHSCDTFTLLTHKNEYQFRVPVRDHSKSTEAIQRERDAWVQAIDKLCLDWKRKSQSEHIYEDPRVTDLRIYDNIKYIIEESKSTGREGFSVSDPVLGAADQISGGGKVPRIPTTSPAKAVLKSRSPVKSSVNVPVPGSVVVPSHVPVPGPAPVSVPTTLVIPGPSFIPMPPPLTFNEPSRKPLTERTRAFHWEKVGSDKIEKSFWTRGNAGKIEIDTSRLYEQFAVQDLGTFGGITEHSNSFHIMLNTKVAHNFNETSCFGAELSSRKEAECREDPAQPCQIGAF
- the LOC139542331 gene encoding uncharacterized protein isoform X3; the protein is MQLSIMMKVKSGELTIEDALNQARRDNQEQEQLASQYNFSVYKYNRYRWQKRILQIDFNTKMVCSIEKGTVKRQLPFLCVKSCDDRVGAKFSVSFRGRHDYELEATSLEDKHKMMQLVNKIVYRNVYSHPVEGSEEKCERPPAPKTLMEGLLFLQRGGLASFKWVKYEARLHPGQLNLLPISRRAVDGEQSLPFVINFSDGDNSFEKQHSCDTFTLLTHKNEYQFRVPVRDHSKSTEAIQRERDAWVQAIDKLCLDWKRKSQSEHIYEDPRVTDLRIYDNIKYIIEESKSTGREGFSVSDPVLGAADQISGGGKVPRIPTTSPAKAVLKSRSPVKSSVNVPVPGSVVVPSHVPVPGPAPVSVPTTLVIPGPSFIPMPPPLTFNEPSRKPLTERTRAFHWEKVGSDKIEKSFWTRGNAGKIEIDTSRLYEQFAVQDLGTFGGITEHSNSFHIMLNTKVAHNFNETSCFGAELSSRKEAECREDPAQPCQIGAF
- the LOC139542331 gene encoding uncharacterized protein isoform X1, encoding MEKGSRGLSNEMQLSIMMKVKSGELTIEDALNQARRDNQEQEQLASQYNFSVYKYNRYRWQKRILQIDFNTKMVCSIEKGTVKRQLPFLCVKSCDDRVGAKFSVSFRGRHDYELEATSLEDKHKMMQLVNKIVYRNVYSHPVEGSEEKCERPPAPKTLMEGLLFLQRGGLASFKWVKYEARLHPGQLNLLPISRRAVDGEQSLPFVINFSDGDNSFEKQHSCDTFTLLTHKNEYQFRVPVRDHSKSTEAIQRERDAWVQAIDKLCLDWKRKSQSEHIYEDPRVTDLRIYDNIKYIIEESKSTGREGFSVSDPVLGAADQISGGGKVPRIPTTSPAKAVLKSRSPVKSSVNVPVPGSVVVPSHVPVPGPAPVSVPTTLVIPGPSFIPMPPPLTFNEPSRKPLTERTRAFHWEKVGSDKIEKSFWTRGNAGKIEIDTSRLYEQFAVQDLGTFGGITEHSNSFHIMLNTKVAHNFNETSCFGAELSSRKEAECREDPAQPCQIGAF